Below is a genomic region from Candidatus Amarolinea dominans.
CCCTCGGACGGCAATCCGGCCAGCAACGAAACCAACATCGGCATGAAGCGCCGGCGTCTACAAACGACAGCATTGGCCCGCCAGCCAGGACCGGTCAACTGTATGGGCTGTCAACGGTCGAAGCTCGGCAAACTGGACGCCGCTTCTGGGGTCTATACTGGCTCCGAACCTGGGCGAAGCAACGGCTCCGCCGGGCGGCAGCAATTCCGAGAACTCCCAGGGCTTGGTTTCGATCCGTTCTCCGGCGCGCTCTACGCCAGCTGGCCCGTCGAACCCGCGGGCAGTCTCCTTTTCCAGATCGAACCCCAGTCCGGCGAATTCATCCATGATGCGTTCGGCCGGCATGCGGACCAGCATCGTCATTCAACTCCCGGCCGGACAACTCGTGACCGACATCACCCTCCACCCCGATGACGGGCAAAGGATCGCATCACCGCTGAGACGAGCGGCGCCAACTCTCTGATCAAAATCGAACGACGACCGGCATGACGTCGGTCATTGGCAAGCACCGGCCTTGGCGCGCTCGAAGGCATCAGCTTCTCCACGACCGGCTCGCTCATGGCGGTCACCGCGGGCGGTTTGTTGGCCCGACATCAGCCTGGAAACCGGCCTGGCCAGCAACCTGCGTGTGCTGGACAACGGCTCAGCCTACCGGGCGCTGGCGTGCCAGGGCGAACAGTCAAACGTGATCACCGGCATGGTCTTTCGAGACAGCAACCTGGACGGCCTCTTCGACCCGGCCACCGAAGCAGGCATCCGCGATGTCACGGTGCGCCTCTTTCGCGACATGGACAACAACGGCATCCCGAACTACGGCGACATCCTCCTGGCCACGCAAAAATCCACCGCGGGCGGCTCCTACACCTTCGTTATCGGCGGCATGGGGCAGTTCGTTCTGGATATTGATGTTTCATCTATACCCAAACACCACGTCCTGACCACCGACAACAGGGAACAGGCCAGTTTCGACGCCTTTGGCCTGATTGATACCGGCAACAATTTTGGGCTGGCCAAACATGCGTACAAGGACCGCGATGTGTTGATCCGCTATCTGCCGGAAACCCCGGCTGTGGTCATTGACGATGTGGAAGCTCGCTACGACCTGCAGCTCCGCGTTATCTGGCGGACATCAATGTCTATCAGTATCGAACCGACGCCTGGGTTGTCGAGATTCTGGTGGAGACCTGACGCTGGAACCCGCGGTCCTGTGGGCCGACCTCAACTACGTGGTGGGCGGCACCCTGCATCCGAACGACCCAGGTTATAACACACCGGCGCTGGTGTACGCACCGCAGCAGATGTCAGCCGAAAGCGCCTGGGACGCAACCACCGGCGTCCTCAGCGTCGTGGTGGCCGTGGTAGACACCGGCGTCTCTTTCACTCACCCTGAGTTTGCACAAACCCACTTCGTACCCGGTTACGACTTCATCAACGGCGACAACGATCCCAGCGATGACAACGGGCATGGCACGCATGTCACCGGCATTCTGGCCGCAGCCATGAACAACGGCCAGGGCATGGCCGGCATCGCGCCCGGCGTCTCTGTCATGCCCGTCAAAGTGCTGAACGCTTCCAACAGCGGCACCTGGGCCGACATCGCCGCCGGCATCGTCTTTGCGGTGGACCAGGGCGCGGACATCATCAACCTCTCGCTGGGCGGGCCGATTGGCTCCGCGATCCTGGAAGACGCCATCGAGTGCGCGGCGGCGCACGGCGTTCTGATGGTCACAGGCAGCGGCAACACCGGCACCAATGCGCCCTTCTACCCGGCCTACTATCCCAAACCGTGGCCGTGGGCGCCACCACGCAGCGATGAGGTGTGGGGCTTGTCGAACTACGGCGATGCGGTGGACCTGACCCGCCCGGTGTTGACATCTGGAGCACCCTCTGGACCACCACCAACCCCGGCGCTTACGACTCCTTGAGCGGCACCTCGATGGCAGCGCCGCACGTCAGCGGACTGGCCGCCCTGATCCTGGCCGACCGGCCCAACTTCTCGGTTGCCGATGTGCGCCTGCTGCTGCAGCAAAGCGCCGATGTCCTGGCATGCCGCAGCCCAATTCTTACTCCGGATGGGGACGCATCAACGCGGGCGCGCCCTGGGCGCGGGCAGTTGGTCACGGTAACGCCGACGCCCACCGCGACCTCCACGCCGACGGCGACGCCGATCCCCACCGCGACCCCCACCATGACGCCTACCCCACCCGCACCCAAACCCCCACGCCGACAGCGACGCCGACCGCCACCGTCGTCTACCCCGACGCCCTATGTGCGCCGGACCAACAGCGGCGGCACCTTCTTCGTTGATTCGCAGGGCGCCATGCGGGCAGCCGACCAGGTGTGGGATGGGAACTGGGGCGCCACCGCCGGCACTTCCAAGACATCGAGCGCGCGGTGAGTAACACGGAGGATGACGCGCTTTACCAGAAACGTCGCGAAAGCCCTGGCGCTTACCGCTTCAACCTGCCCAACGGCGCCTACCAGGTGGGTCTCTATTTTGCCGAATTCGACGTAATCAAGTCAACGGACCGGGTCATGCGCATTACCATCGAGGGGGTCGTGGTCGAGAGCAGCCTCAGTATCTACGGTCAGGTCGGGCGTTATGCAGCCCTGACCAAGAGTTACCAGGTGACTGTGAACGACGGCCAACTGAACATCCAGCTCGACAAGGCCGGCGGTTCGAATCCGCCGGTGATTTCTGCCGTGATGATCAGCCAGACGGCGCCTCCCACCCCTACGCCCACCGCCACATCCACGCCGACCGCGACGCCCACCAACACCCCCTGTGTGACCTGCCCCACCGCGACGCCAACGCCAGTTGCCACCGCCACCCCCACCAGCGCGCCCTACACGCAGCGCGCCAACAACGGCGGCGCCGTCTTCACCGATGGGCAGGGCCAGGCATGGGCGGCCGACAAGGCCTTTGCCAGCGGGTCGTGGGGCTACACGGCCGGCACAGCCAAGTCAACCACCACCGCGGTCGCCGGCACCACGGATGACGCCCTGTACCAGAAGTGGCGCAGCGCACCAGGCGAGTACCGCTTCACAGCGCCCAATGGCGCCTACGAGATCACGCTGCGCTTTGCTGAGTTCGAGGCCACCCGCTCCTCCTCGCGCGTGATGAAGATCACGATCGAAGGGGTGGTGGTGGAGAACACGCTCAATGTCAACACCCTGGTGGGCAATGCCGCGGCCCTGAACAAGGTTTATCAGACCACGGTGGCGGACGGCGTCTTGAATATCGCCTTCGCCAAGAACGGCGGCAAACTCGACCCGATGGTGGCGGCGATCCAGATCCCCAAACTACCGTGATTCGGAGTTTCAGACAGGAACATGGCATGAAACAGATACGCATCACGCGGACCGGTCGCAACGTTGATCAGCAGGTTTTGCTGCGCTGGGCGCTGCCGCTAATTCTCAGTATCATCCTGCTGGCCGCAGCATGGCCGGCGCAAGCCGTAACGATGCAGGCTCAGCCCGAGGTCACGTCTGGCTTCGTGGCCGATGAAATCATCGTGCGCTTTGCACCAACCGACCAACAGACCCGCGCAACGCTGATGGCGCAGTACGGGCTGCAGACGATGCGCTACCTGGCCGGCCTCGATACCTATGTGCTCAGGACTCAACCCGGCGCAGTGATGCAGTTGGTGGACGAGTTAGGAGGCCGGACAGAGGTGATCTATGCGGAGCCGAACTACCTGGCGCAGGCGGCCCTGACGCCCACCGATCCCGACTACAGCCTGCCCGATCGCGTCTACGCCCCGCAGCTCATCGGCGCTGAGGCAGCCTGGGACATCACCACCGGCAGCACGGAGGTGGTGATTGCCGTGGCCGATTCGGGCATCGCGCTCTCATCCCGAATTCAGTGGCCGCCTGCTGCCGGGCTACGACTTCGTCAACGAGGACAGCGATCCCAGCGACGATTCGGGTCACGGCACCCACGCGGCCGGCGTCATTGCCGCGGCCATGAACAACGGCCAGGGCACGACTGGCCTGGCGCCCGGCGCCCTCATCATGCCCGTCAAAGTTCTCAACGCCTCGAACCTGGCCGATTGGGCCGATGTGGCCGCCGGCATCGTCTTTGCCGCGGATCAGGGCGCCGACATCATCAATCTCTCGCTCGGCGGCTACGCCGGCTCCCAACTTCTGCTCGATGCGGTGCGCTACGCGGCCGGTCATGGGGTGACGCTCGTGGCCGCCGCGGGCAACCTGGGCCTCGAACTGCCCTACTACCCGGCCGCCTACGATGAAACGATTGCGGTGATGGCAACCACCCGGTCCGATGAGCGCTTCATCCTGTCGAATTATGGCGGTTTCGTGGACATCGGCGCGCCGGGCGTGGAGATCTGGAGCACGCTCTGGAGCGCCGGCACGCCGGGCGGCTATGGTTTTGCCAGCGGCACCTCCGCATCCACGCCGCATGTCAGTGGACTGGCCGGCCTGCTCTTGGCGCAGCGCCCTGATTTGCAGCCGGCCGCGGTGAGAGCCATCATCGAACAGACGGCCGTAGACCTGGGAGCGCCAGGCCGAGATCCGTTTTTCGGCGCCGGTCGCATCAATGCCAGCGCGGCCATGACCGCGGCCGTCAACTGGACGCCGCTGCCTGACACCCCAACGCCCGCGCCAACCTCGACACCCACGGTTACGCCAACGCCGACCGTCACCCTGACGCCAACGCCGACTATGACGCCGACGGCAACGGCGACGGCCACGCCATCAGCCACCGCCACGCCAACGCCCGCGCCCACCGCTGCCCCTGCGGTTTATCGAGTCAACTGCGGCGGCGCGGCCTACCAGGACAGCCAGGCAACCTGTGGCGCGCGGACCAGGCCTGGAATGGAACCTGGGGCTATGACAGCGGCACAACCAAGCGTTCGTCCAAACAGGTTCATGGCACCGCAGATCAGCCGCTCTACCAGGCCTGGCGTGAAGCGCCCGGTCGGTATCGCTTCAGCCTGCCCAACGGCGCTTATACTGTGGTGCTGCGCTTTGCTGAATTCAGTGTGGCCAATGCCAGCGCGCGCGTCATGCGCATCGAGATGGAAGGAACCACCGTGGAGGCGGCCCTGAGCATCTACGGCAGCGTCGGCCGCTATACCGCACTCGACAGAGGGTACCAGGCCGTGGTCAATGACGGGGAGTTGAACATTCTGTTTGCCGCCAACGGCGGCAGCTATAACCCGATCATCAATGCCATCGAGGTCAGCTTTGCCGGTGCAACGCCGCCCACCCCAACACCAACGACAACGGCCCCGCCCTACGTTCAGCGCGTCAACAGCGGCGGCCCCAGTTTCACCGATGGGCAGGGCGTCGTGTGGCCGGCCGATGCGCCGTATGTGGCCGGCGCCTGGGGCTATTTCAGCGGCGCGGCCAAATCCACCACCCTGGCTGTGGCCGGCACCCTGGACGACGCGCTCTATCAGCGGTGGCGCGACAACCCGGTGGAGTATCGTTTTACCGTGCCCAATGGCGCTTACAACGTGATCCTGCGTTTTGCCGAATTCGAGGCGACGCGGGCGTCCGACCGCCTGATGCAGATCACCATCGAAGGGGTGACGGTGGAGTCGGCGCTGAGCATCTACGGCCTGGTGGGGCGCGCCACCGCGCTTGATCGCATCTATCCCGTGACCGTCAACGACGGAGCGCTCAACATCAGTTTCGTCAAGAATGGCGGCAGGAAGAACCCGGCCGTGGCGGCCATCGAGATTCGTTGAACAGGGAGCCTGTGCTTGCCCTCCGGGCAGACTCGTTATCAGCATTGTCACAGTCATTGGATATGATGAACCAGCATGAATGAGTGTTCATCCAGGAATAAGAGAAGTACCAGAGGGACCCACGATGAAAATAACTGTAAGAATAGGACAGCTCTTGATCGTTGCGTTGATCGGCGCCTTGTTGGCCGTGCCGATCCTCTCAGTTGCGCTGGCGCACGACGGCCAGCAGGAAGTCATCATCCGCAGCGGAGACAGCGCGCAGCCGGCTACCAATGGCGAGATCAGCGGCGCAGTCTACTTCGACCGTAACGCGAACAGCGTGCGCGATCCGCAGGATCGCGGCATCGCCGGGGTGCTCATCGAACTGCGCGATCAGGCCACGGGCGGCCAGGTGGTCTACGCGACGATGATCACGTCGCCGGACGGCCTTTATCATTTTCCTGCGGTGGCTGACGGCGCCTACACCGTCACCGAAACCGACCTGGAAAACTATGTCAGCACCACGTCGAACACGCAGGTGGTCGAAGTGATCGGGGCAGCCGTCACGAACGTAGATTTCCTGGACGTGCTGCCGCGCGCGGTGGCGGGCACGATCTATGACGACGCCAATCACGACGGCGTGCGCGGCCTGACCGAGATGCGCATTCCTGATGCGCTGATCGAAGTCTTCGACGACCTGAACGCCAACGGCTTGGTGGACATCGGCGAACCGCTGCTGGGCAGCGATGTGAGTGACAACCAGGGCAACTACGCGATCGGCGGCATCATGCCGGGCCAGCGCGTGGTGCGTGTGCAGCCGCCGGGCGGCATTGGCGAGCCGGGGCAGACCGGTCTCGATCTGCTCAGCGGCGAGGTGGGCGGCTTTGGCGCACTGCTGGACCTGGCGCCGGGGCGCAACAGCGTGATTCCGCCCCAGGTCGAACAGACGCCCGTGGCGGCCGATGAGGTGATCGTGCGTTTCCGCGAAGGAATGAGCGCCGACGCCGTCGCGGCCATCCTGGCGGAACAACAGGCGCAGGTCGTGCGTGAAATCAAGCCATTGAACGCCCTGGTGCTGCGCAGCCAGCCAGGGCAGGCGTTGGCTCTGATTCGCGCGCTGCGCCAGCGCGCGGATGTGCGCTACGCCGAGCCGAACGCCCTGGCGCAGATCGCCGTGGTGCCCACCGACCCCGACTACAGCGACATCAGCAAGGTCTACGCGCCGCAGATGATCAACGCTGAAACGGCCTGGAACTACACCACCGGCAGCGCCAGCGTGACTGTGGCCGTGCTCGACACCGGCATTTCGCTGACGCACCCGGAATTCAGCGGGCAAACGGTGGCCGGTTACGACTTCGTACACAACGACAGCGACCCCAGCGACGACGAAGGGCATGGCACCCACGTATCGGGGATCGTGGCCGCGGCCATGAACAACGGACAGGGCAACACGGGCATTGCGCCGGGCGTCAAGATCATGCCGCTGAAGGTCATGGACTACACCGGCTACGGCAGTTGGGTGTGGGTGGCCGATGGTGTGATCTATGCCACCGATCATGGCGCGGATGTGATCAACATGTCGCTTGGTAGCGCCGGCACCTCCTACCTGATGACCGATGCCGTGGCCTATGCCGCAAGTCATGATGTGGTGATGGTAGCTGCCTCAGGCAACATGGGCCTGAATCAGACGTACTATCCGGCCGGCTATCCCGCAGTCATTGCGGTGGGCGGCACCGACTACTACGATGTGTGGTGGACATTGTCCAACTACGGCACGTTCGTAGACGTGACCGCGCCGGGCGACACGGTGTGGAGCACCAACTGGACCGCCAGCAATCCCAATGCGTACCAGTACTTCAGCGGCACCTCACAGGCAGCGCCGCATGTCAGCGGCCTGGCCGCGTTGATCCTTTCGGCGCATCCGAGCTTTTCCGCGGCCGACGTGCGCGCCATCATCGAGCAAACCGCGGTGGACAAAGGCGCGGCCGGCTACGACATCTACTACGGCTTTGGCCGCATAGACGCCGGCGCCGCGCTGGCCGCGGCCGCGAGTTGGACCCCCTTCACCGCGACGCCCACCGCCACGCCAACGCCGCTCTTCACCAACACGCCGACCTCCACGCAGACGATCACGCCGACGCCGACAGCGACCGATACCCCCACCGCGACGCCCACGCCGACGCTGCCGGCCACTGCCACGCCCACCAGCACACCGACGCCCACGCCGACCCGCACGCCAACTGCAACCGCCACACCTCCGCCGTATGTGCAGCGGGTCAATGCGGGCAGCACGACCGCCTTCACCGATGGGCAGGGCCTGGTGTGGGCCGTTGATAAGGCCTTTGCTGTCAACTCCTGGGGCTACACCGGCGGCACGGCCATGTCGTCCACCAGATCGGTTGGCAACACCACGGACGACGCGCTGTATCAAAAGTATCGCGAGGCGGCTGGCGAGTACAAGTTCACCGTGCCCAACGGCAATTACGAAGTGACCCTGCGCTTTGCTGAGTTTTCGGTGACATCGTCTACGTCGCGCGTCATACGCATTACCCTGGAAGGCGTCATCGTAGAGAGCGCCCTGAGCATCTACGGCACGGTGGGACGTTACGTGGCCCTGGATCGGGTTTATCAGGCGACGGTCAGCGATGGCGTTCTCAACATCATGTTCATTCAGAACGGCGGCACCTACGCGCCGGTGGTTTCCGCTGTCGGCGTGCGCCAGGTGCCTCCGCCCACGCCGACCCCCACAGCCACCAACACCCCGACTGCCCCCCACGAACACGCCTTGTGTGGCCTGCCCCACGGCAACGCCAACATCAACCCATACCCCGACCAGGACGCCCACGCCCACGGCCACACCGGTGCCGTATGCGCAGCGGGTCAACTCGGGTGGCACCTCGGCTTTCACCGATGGCCAGGCCGTGGTGTGGGCCGTTGACAAGGCCTTTGCCGCTAACTCCTGGGGCTACACCGGCGGCTCGGCCAAGTCGTCCACCAAATCTGTTGGCGGCACCACCGAAGACGCGCTGTATCAGAAATATCGCGAGGCGCCCGGCGAATACAAGTTCACCGTACCCAACGGCAACTACGAGGTGACCCTGCGCTTCTGCGAGTTTACCGCGACATCGGCCACGTCGCGCATCATGCGTATCACGATCGAAGGCGTCATCGTCGAAAATGCACTCAGCCTGTATTCCGCGGTAGGTCAGTACGTGGCCCTGAATCGAGTCTATCAGACCACCGTCAGCGACGGCATTCTCAATGTGGTCTTCAGCCAGAATGGCGGCAGCAATGTGCCGGTAGTTTCCGCGGTAGGGGTGCGCCAGGTGCCTCCGCCCACGCCGACCCCCACGGCCACCAACACGCCGACCCATACACCGACTGCCACCCCGACGAACACACCGTGCGCGACCTGTCCTACGGCAACGCCAACGCCAACCCGCACGCCGACCGCGACGCCAACCAACACCCCAACGCCGTTGCCCTACACCACCCAGCGCGTCAACGCCGGCGGCACCGCGTACACTGACGGCAGCAGCCAGGTGTGGCCGGCCGATCAAGCCTACCTGACCAACGGCTGGGGCTATACCGGCGGCACAGCCAAATCGAGCACCACGGCCGTCGCCGGCACCACCGATGACCCGCTGTACCAGAAATGGCGCGGCGCGCCCGGCGAGTACAAGTTCACCGTTCCCAGCGGCACGTACGAAGTGACGTTCAAGTTTGCTGACTTCGAGTCTACCAAGTCAACGGATCGTGTGATGAAGATCACGCTGGAAACGACCATCGTCGAACCGAACATGAGCGTCTATGGTCAGGCCGGCAAGGCCGTGGCGCTCGACAAGGTGTACACGATCGCCGTGACCGATGGCGTACTCAATATCAGCTTCGTCAAGGTCAGTGGCACCAAGAATCCGATCGTTTCGGCCATTCAAGTGCGCAGAATCGGGTGAGGATTAAGCCCTGAACATTCGACGGCTGTCTTGACACAGCAGTCGTTGCCGGTCAGCCGTCGAATTGTCAGCGAATTGTAATCACGAGCGCGCCCCCGACCTCGTAAATTTCGCTAGAATCAGGTGCGTTTCACGTATCTTCTCAATTTGTAGGGGCGCACCCCTGGCGGCCCACGCGGGCAGGCGCAAGGCCCCGCCCCCCCCGAAAAAAAACCTTTTCCAGCGCCGTGATTCATGGCGCAGGCATTAGAGAAATGGGAGTCAATGTTATGAAAAACCTACTTCGGCTTGTACTGCTGACGGCATTGCTTGTGGGGGCTACAGCTTCCCTGGCGCGCCCGGCCCCTGGTCATGCTGCCGGTACAGGCGGGATCATCGGCGCCGTCTTCTTCGACGCCGATGCCGATGGCATCCGTGATGCCACCGACAACGGCCTGGACGCGGGTCTCACTGTCGAGATTCGCGACGCCGCCACCAACGGCCAGGTTTTCCTGACCGTCACCACCACCGCATTGGATGGGACCTACGCCTTCACTGCGCTGGACGCAAACACCTACCTGGTCACGGAACTCAGCCTGGAGGCCCTGGGCTACACCCGCACGACTCCGAATACTCGAACCGTAGTGGTTGGCAGCGTCGTTGCGCCCGGCGTTGATTTCGGCGGCACCCTGCTGATGACCCTCAGCGGCACCATCTTCGATGACGCCAACCAGGACGGTGTGCGCGGCCTGGGCGAAATGGTCATCCCAGACGCCCTGGTCGAGGTCTTCCACGACCCAAACGGCAACGGCTTGATTGACAGCGGCGAACCGTTGGCCGGCTCCGCGGGCTCCAACACCCAGGGCAAGCTACGTCGTTGCCAACCTGTGGCCCGGCGTACGTGATGCGGGTGCAGCCGCCCGGCGGTATCGGGCTGCCGGCCCAAATCGCGGTTCCCATCGTCAGCCGCTACGGCGGCGGCATCCTGCGCCAGGATGTCGGCATCCTCATCCCCCGCGGGGGCGACGCGTCGCTCAACGGCATCGTCTGGAAAGACCTGGATGGCGATGAAGTGCTGGACGCGGACGAAGGCTTCATCGCCAGCGCCGCCCTGGCCCTCTACTGCGACAGCAACGGCAACGGCGTGATTGACAGCGGCGAGAGCGTAGTCGGCCAGGCCACGTCGAACAGCCAGGGCGCCTACAGCTTCAGCAGCCTCGACGCCGGCGCCTACGTGCTGCGCGTGGACGACCTGACCATTCCGGCCGGCTGGATTCCATCGCACGATGCTTCGCTGCTCGCCTTCAGCCTGGGGGCCGGACAGACTCGTGAGCTGAATCTTGGCTACTTCGATCCACTGACGGTTGGCCCCATGACGGTTGCCGACTGGAAGAAGGAAATTCACCGCAGCGGGCACCCTCGCTACACCGCGGCTGAGATTGCCGCGTTCATTGCCTCAGCGCAGAGCAGTTCTGCCGTCTTCCCGGAGATCGTCTCTCTGCAGGATGCGCTTCTCCGACCGGCGCCTGGCGATGAAGGACGGGCGCGCAAGGAATATGCGGCGCTGCGCCTGAATGTGTCCAGCAATCTGCTCCTGACGCGCACCCCCATCAACCTGCCGCGCTGACCACCGCCACGACCGTGGGCGGCGTCCTGACCGAGATCGAAGGCTTGCTCAACCCGCCCGCGCCGCAGTTGAACACCGCCTATCGCCGGGTGGAGAGCCTGGCCGAGGCGCTCAACAAGGGCCAGGGCGTCGGTTACGGCCTGACCCTGGTGGGCGTGGTCTCTCGTGCCACCTACCGCGGCGGCGATGTGACCTCCGCGCTGCGGCGCGGCGGCAGCATCATTGACCAGACCCTCGATGGGCCGATCTACCTGACCCGCTGGAGTCCCGGCAACCTCG
It encodes:
- a CDS encoding S8 family serine peptidase encodes the protein MSAESAWDATTGVLSVVVAVVDTGVSFTHPEFAQTHFVPGYDFINGDNDPSDDNGHGTHVTGILAAAMNNGQGMAGIAPGVSVMPVKVLNASNSGTWADIAAGIVFAVDQGADIINLSLGGPIGSAILEDAIECAAAHGVLMVTGSGNTGTNAPFYPAYYPKPWPWAPPRSDEVWGLSNYGDAVDLTRPVLTSGAPSGPPPTPALTTP
- a CDS encoding S8 family serine peptidase; its protein translation is MPWPIRASRSHPEFSGRLLPGYDFVNEDSDPSDDSGHGTHAAGVIAAAMNNGQGTTGLAPGALIMPVKVLNASNLADWADVAAGIVFAADQGADIINLSLGGYAGSQLLLDAVRYAAGHGVTLVAAAGNLGLELPYYPAAYDETIAVMATTRSDERFILSNYGGFVDIGAPGVEIWSTLWSAGTPGGYGFASGTSASTPHVSGLAGLLLAQRPDLQPAAVRAIIEQTAVDLGAPGRDPFFGAGRINASAAMTAAVNWTPLPDTPTPAPTSTPTVTPTPTVTLTPTPTMTPTATATATPSATATPTPAPTAAPAVYRVNCGGAAYQDSQATCGARTRPGMEPGAMTAAQPSVRPNRFMAPQISRSTRPGVKRPVGIASACPTALILWCCALLNSVWPMPARASCASRWKEPPWRRP
- a CDS encoding S8 family serine peptidase; this translates as MGLVELRRCGGPDPPGVDIWSTLWTTTNPGAYDSLSGTSMAAPHVSGLAALILADRPNFSVADVRLLLQQSADVLACRSPILTPDGDASTRARPGRGQLVTVTPTPTATSTPTATPIPTATPTMTPTPPAPKPPRRQRRRPPPSSTPTPYVRRTNSGGTFFVDSQGAMRAADQVWDGNWGATAGTSKTSSAR
- a CDS encoding S8 family serine peptidase produces the protein MIVALIGALLAVPILSVALAHDGQQEVIIRSGDSAQPATNGEISGAVYFDRNANSVRDPQDRGIAGVLIELRDQATGGQVVYATMITSPDGLYHFPAVADGAYTVTETDLENYVSTTSNTQVVEVIGAAVTNVDFLDVLPRAVAGTIYDDANHDGVRGLTEMRIPDALIEVFDDLNANGLVDIGEPLLGSDVSDNQGNYAIGGIMPGQRVVRVQPPGGIGEPGQTGLDLLSGEVGGFGALLDLAPGRNSVIPPQVEQTPVAADEVIVRFREGMSADAVAAILAEQQAQVVREIKPLNALVLRSQPGQALALIRALRQRADVRYAEPNALAQIAVVPTDPDYSDISKVYAPQMINAETAWNYTTGSASVTVAVLDTGISLTHPEFSGQTVAGYDFVHNDSDPSDDEGHGTHVSGIVAAAMNNGQGNTGIAPGVKIMPLKVMDYTGYGSWVWVADGVIYATDHGADVINMSLGSAGTSYLMTDAVAYAASHDVVMVAASGNMGLNQTYYPAGYPAVIAVGGTDYYDVWWTLSNYGTFVDVTAPGDTVWSTNWTASNPNAYQYFSGTSQAAPHVSGLAALILSAHPSFSAADVRAIIEQTAVDKGAAGYDIYYGFGRIDAGAALAAAASWTPFTATPTATPTPLFTNTPTSTQTITPTPTATDTPTATPTPTLPATATPTSTPTPTPTRTPTATATPPPYVQRVNAGSTTAFTDGQGLVWAVDKAFAVNSWGYTGGTAMSSTRSVGNTTDDALYQKYREAAGEYKFTVPNGNYEVTLRFAEFSVTSSTSRVIRITLEGVIVESALSIYGTVGRYVALDRVYQATVSDGVLNIMFIQNGGTYAPVVSAVGVRQVPPPTPTPTATNTPTAPHEHALCGLPHGNANINPYPDQDAHAHGHTGAVCAAGQLGWHLGFHRWPGRGVGR